In Anseongella ginsenosidimutans, one genomic interval encodes:
- a CDS encoding sugar phosphate isomerase/epimerase family protein: protein MPQLAAFPKAFMQALCKDGSMRLAEWIELAAALDIDGLEWYAGFLEMADEKNWPLFRRQVEDHGLVIPMMCCSPDFTHPVEEFRRREIEKQKHWIDMTAVLGGSYCRVLSGQRRPELSIEEGLNLAAGCIRECLPYAARLGITLIIENHYKDDFWEYPEFAQKMDVFCALVERIDHPHFGVNYDPSNTYLAGEDPLELLRKVSNRVVTMHASDRYLREGTIEDLRREEGGATGYARRLSHGEIGKGLNNYDAIFTELRRVGFDGWISIEDGVEGMDQLARSVTFLRRKINQYWP from the coding sequence ATGCCTCAGTTAGCAGCCTTTCCCAAAGCCTTTATGCAGGCTCTTTGCAAGGACGGATCCATGCGGCTTGCCGAATGGATTGAACTGGCCGCTGCCCTGGATATCGACGGCCTTGAATGGTATGCCGGGTTCCTGGAAATGGCTGATGAAAAGAACTGGCCACTTTTCCGCCGGCAGGTAGAAGACCACGGCCTGGTAATCCCCATGATGTGCTGTTCCCCGGACTTTACCCATCCCGTCGAAGAGTTCCGCCGGCGGGAGATCGAAAAGCAAAAACATTGGATAGACATGACCGCGGTGCTGGGCGGCTCCTACTGCCGCGTACTTTCGGGACAGCGGCGGCCGGAATTATCCATCGAAGAAGGCCTGAACCTGGCAGCCGGATGCATTCGGGAATGCCTCCCGTACGCCGCGAGGCTGGGGATTACCCTGATCATTGAGAACCATTACAAAGACGATTTCTGGGAGTATCCTGAATTCGCCCAGAAAATGGATGTTTTTTGTGCGCTGGTGGAACGGATAGACCATCCCCATTTCGGGGTGAATTACGACCCCAGCAATACTTACCTGGCCGGAGAAGACCCCCTGGAACTGCTTCGCAAGGTTTCCAACCGGGTAGTGACCATGCACGCCAGCGACCGCTACCTCCGGGAAGGGACCATCGAAGACCTGCGTCGTGAAGAAGGCGGGGCCACCGGTTATGCCAGGCGGCTCAGCCACGGAGAGATCGGAAAGGGACTCAACAATTATGACGCGATTTTTACGGAACTCAGGCGCGTGGGATTTGATGGCTGGATCAGCATCGAAGACGGTGTTGAGGGGATGGACCAGCTGGCCAGGAGCGTCACGTTCCTTCGCCGTAAAATAAATCAGTACTGGCCATGA
- a CDS encoding SAM-dependent methyltransferase, giving the protein MEPGKKKLSPRLGAIVTALPLRPGMRVLEIGCGPGAAAREIVKLIGEGHILAIDRSEKAIRQAISASSDEILSGRLSFRQVAAENLVLEADEQPFDLAFAVRVGALDGRHPSLARLALSGIAKALTKSGRLFIDGGDPLLEIPLDEFR; this is encoded by the coding sequence ATGGAACCAGGCAAAAAAAAGCTATCGCCACGGTTAGGGGCTATTGTCACCGCGCTTCCCTTACGGCCGGGGATGCGCGTATTGGAAATTGGCTGCGGCCCCGGGGCTGCGGCCCGCGAAATTGTCAAACTTATTGGCGAGGGACATATTCTTGCCATTGACCGCTCGGAAAAGGCAATAAGGCAGGCGATAAGCGCTTCATCCGATGAAATCCTTTCCGGCCGGCTTAGTTTTCGCCAGGTGGCAGCTGAGAACCTGGTGCTGGAAGCGGATGAGCAGCCCTTCGATCTGGCGTTTGCGGTGAGGGTGGGCGCGCTGGACGGGCGTCACCCTTCCCTGGCGCGATTGGCGCTGTCCGGGATTGCGAAAGCCTTAACAAAGAGCGGGAGGCTGTTCATTGACGGAGGAGATCCTTTACTGGAAATCCCCCTTGATGAATTCCGTTGA
- a CDS encoding GMC oxidoreductase, translating into MAYLNINSIKERTFDAIVIGSGMSGGWAAKELTDNGLKTLVLERGRDVKHIKDYPTANMYPFEFEHRGELPLAVKKENPVVGRCYAFGESTAHFFVKDKEHPYIQEKEFDWIRAYQVGGRSLLWARQTQRWSDFDFSGPARDGFAVDWPIRYADIAPWYSHVEKFAGIAGNKDGLQELPDGEFLPGFPLNAVEDYFKKQVSEKFKGRHIISGRCAHLSRPEPVHLEQGRGQCLSRTLCNRGCPLGGYYSSNSSTLPWAAKSGHLTLRPFSVVHSILYDEQKGRASGVRVIDANTKEETEYYAKIIFVNAGSVNTNLVLLNSVSGRFPAGLGNDNGLLGKYVAFHNYSATISAEFDGLKEFTTDGRRPTGGYVPRFRNVFKQETDFLRGYAAGFSAHRGLDRDTGGFGTELKENILNPQLGPWRVGSHMMAETIPKESNYVSLDPDRKDAWGIPQLRISVAYDDNDEKMRKDYLAQFEEMFAAAGFTNIQPRNKPMAPGLDIHEMGGVRMGKDPKTSLLNKWNQFHACKNVFVTDGACMTSTSTQNPSLTYMAITARAANYAAEELKKRNL; encoded by the coding sequence ATGGCTTATTTGAATATTAACAGTATAAAAGAACGAACGTTCGACGCCATTGTAATAGGTTCCGGTATGAGCGGCGGATGGGCGGCCAAGGAATTGACAGACAATGGCTTGAAAACGCTGGTTTTGGAAAGAGGCAGGGACGTAAAGCATATAAAAGACTATCCCACCGCCAATATGTACCCTTTTGAATTTGAACACCGCGGAGAATTGCCTCTTGCCGTAAAAAAAGAAAACCCGGTTGTCGGGCGCTGCTATGCCTTCGGCGAATCAACAGCGCATTTCTTTGTTAAAGACAAGGAACATCCCTATATCCAGGAAAAGGAATTTGACTGGATCAGGGCTTACCAGGTAGGCGGACGTTCGCTGCTCTGGGCAAGGCAAACCCAGCGCTGGAGCGACTTTGACTTTTCAGGGCCGGCAAGGGATGGTTTTGCCGTTGACTGGCCCATCAGGTATGCAGATATTGCACCCTGGTACAGCCACGTGGAGAAGTTCGCCGGCATTGCGGGCAATAAGGACGGCTTACAGGAATTGCCGGACGGGGAATTTTTACCGGGCTTCCCGCTTAATGCCGTAGAGGATTATTTCAAAAAGCAGGTCAGCGAAAAATTTAAAGGACGTCATATTATCAGCGGGCGCTGCGCTCATTTATCCAGGCCGGAACCTGTTCACCTGGAACAGGGACGGGGACAATGCCTGAGCCGCACGCTTTGCAACCGGGGCTGCCCGCTGGGAGGCTATTACAGCAGTAACTCATCTACCCTTCCCTGGGCGGCAAAGTCAGGGCATTTAACGTTGCGGCCCTTTTCCGTGGTTCATTCCATTCTTTATGATGAACAAAAGGGCAGGGCAAGCGGCGTGCGGGTCATTGACGCAAATACGAAGGAAGAAACGGAATACTATGCAAAGATCATTTTCGTGAACGCCGGTTCGGTGAATACAAACCTTGTTTTGCTGAATTCTGTTTCCGGCCGCTTCCCGGCGGGGCTGGGTAATGATAATGGCTTACTCGGAAAATACGTCGCTTTTCATAATTATAGCGCCACCATCAGCGCGGAGTTCGACGGGCTTAAAGAATTCACCACTGACGGGCGAAGGCCCACCGGAGGTTATGTCCCCCGGTTCAGGAACGTGTTCAAACAGGAAACGGATTTCCTCAGGGGCTATGCAGCCGGCTTTTCCGCACACAGGGGCCTGGACAGGGATACGGGTGGCTTTGGAACGGAATTAAAGGAAAACATCCTGAACCCGCAACTTGGCCCCTGGAGAGTAGGCTCCCACATGATGGCGGAAACAATTCCCAAAGAAAGCAATTATGTAAGCCTGGATCCCGACCGCAAGGATGCCTGGGGAATTCCACAGCTACGGATCTCCGTGGCCTATGACGACAACGACGAAAAAATGCGGAAGGATTATTTAGCACAGTTCGAGGAAATGTTCGCGGCAGCCGGGTTCACCAATATCCAGCCCAGGAATAAACCCATGGCTCCCGGCCTGGACATTCACGAAATGGGCGGCGTCAGGATGGGAAAAGACCCCAAGACCTCCTTGCTGAACAAATGGAATCAATTTCACGCCTGCAAAAACGTGTTTGTAACGGACGGAGCCTGCATGACCTCCACTTCCACGCAAAATCCATCGCTGACCTATATGGCCATTACTGCCCGCGCGGCAAATTACGCGGCGGAAGAACTCAAAAAGAGAAATTTGTAA
- a CDS encoding RNA polymerase sigma factor, translated as MARASRYRMCSDAELAEFLRSGDPVAFAEVYDRYNTVLLAHAFRKLENREEARDIVQETFSLVWQRREHLDPGSNLSGYLFTTVRNLVLNCFAHRKVKDKYHLSMEQFAAAYGKSQEAADHLIREKQLADAIGREIEELPARMRNVFKLSRREHLDHKEIASRLRISEQTVSSHITHALKILRTRLSTLLLFFFLLFS; from the coding sequence ATGGCGCGCGCTTCCCGATATCGTATGTGCAGTGATGCGGAACTGGCTGAATTTTTGCGGTCGGGGGATCCCGTAGCGTTCGCAGAGGTTTATGACCGGTATAATACGGTGCTGCTTGCTCATGCTTTCCGTAAGCTGGAGAACAGGGAAGAGGCCAGGGACATTGTACAGGAAACCTTTTCCCTGGTATGGCAAAGGCGGGAACACCTGGACCCGGGAAGCAACCTTTCCGGCTATTTGTTTACCACGGTCCGTAACCTGGTACTGAATTGTTTTGCCCACAGGAAGGTAAAGGACAAATACCATCTTTCCATGGAACAATTCGCGGCCGCATACGGCAAAAGCCAGGAGGCGGCAGATCACCTGATCCGCGAAAAACAGCTGGCCGACGCCATCGGGCGGGAGATCGAAGAGCTTCCCGCCCGCATGAGAAATGTGTTCAAGCTTAGCCGACGGGAACACCTGGATCACAAAGAAATTGCTTCGCGGCTGCGGATATCGGAGCAAACGGTTTCCTCGCACATCACCCATGCGCTTAAAATACTGAGAACCAGGCTTAGTACATTGCTGCTGTTTTTTTTCTTATTATTTTCTTAA
- a CDS encoding zinc-binding dehydrogenase, which produces MIKSAAVVNYAPEKGAVEIREVSRPEIGEEDVLLEVANVGVCGSDIHQWNCDHSWPVNYPVVLGHEFAGRVAETGRRVSGWKEGDRVVSETAAIIDLNNPLSRCGQYNLDPSRKGFGYGVNGAMTRYVSVPARCLHRIPDALSFEYACLTEPCCVAYNAVVGNVRIRPGDRILVLGPGTIGILCAAMARLCGAQVAVLGLEADRGRLEIARQYGCHPLVGDATEWALERDGLGVDGVIDAAGASITLQIALRLVRPGGFISKVGWGPQPLTFSLDPLVQKNISLHGSFSHNWPMWERVIALLASGQLDVRPIVGGIWPISEWREAFEKMHSGAVVKSVLKPA; this is translated from the coding sequence ATGATAAAGTCAGCTGCTGTAGTAAATTATGCCCCGGAAAAGGGCGCGGTAGAGATCCGTGAAGTAAGCAGGCCGGAAATCGGCGAAGAAGATGTATTGCTTGAAGTAGCTAATGTAGGGGTTTGTGGCAGTGATATTCACCAATGGAACTGCGATCATAGCTGGCCGGTGAACTACCCGGTGGTACTGGGCCATGAATTTGCCGGCCGCGTCGCTGAAACCGGCAGACGGGTCAGCGGATGGAAAGAAGGTGACCGCGTAGTAAGCGAAACCGCCGCCATCATCGATCTGAACAATCCTCTCTCACGCTGCGGCCAGTATAATCTGGATCCTTCCCGGAAGGGCTTCGGATACGGCGTCAACGGCGCCATGACCCGCTATGTAAGCGTTCCCGCCCGGTGCCTGCATCGCATCCCGGATGCTCTTTCTTTTGAATATGCCTGCCTGACGGAGCCCTGCTGCGTGGCCTACAATGCGGTGGTTGGCAATGTCCGTATCCGCCCCGGCGACCGCATCCTGGTACTGGGCCCCGGCACCATTGGCATCCTTTGCGCCGCCATGGCCCGGTTATGCGGTGCCCAGGTAGCGGTACTCGGCCTGGAGGCCGACCGAGGAAGACTTGAGATTGCCCGCCAATATGGTTGCCATCCCCTGGTTGGCGACGCCACAGAATGGGCGCTGGAGCGCGATGGCCTGGGTGTTGACGGAGTCATTGATGCAGCAGGGGCCAGCATTACCCTTCAGATTGCCCTGCGCCTGGTCCGGCCCGGCGGCTTTATCTCCAAAGTCGGCTGGGGGCCGCAGCCGCTGACTTTTTCGCTGGATCCGCTGGTGCAAAAAAATATCAGCCTTCACGGCAGCTTTAGCCATAACTGGCCTATGTGGGAACGCGTGATCGCTCTGCTGGCCAGCGGGCAACTGGACGTCAGACCCATTGTAGGCGGCATCTGGCCGATTTCAGAATGGCGGGAAGCCTTTGAAAAGATGCACAGCGGCGCCGTGGTAAAAAGTGTACTTAAACCTGCATGA
- a CDS encoding gluconate 2-dehydrogenase subunit 3 family protein, producing the protein MKRRTAIRQLVVVAGGLALLPSCLSGPGNAAIKLSNIILSGEQEKTLAEIAGTIIPATDTPGAKELGVHLFVLKMLDDCYEKDAQQKFIKGLGQADQVAKERFGASFTKCKPEQRQELISDIENKASLPAEIFDFYQIMKQKTLQGYLSSEYVMTKQLIYEMAPGRYNGYFPVKAS; encoded by the coding sequence ATGAAAAGAAGAACAGCCATCAGGCAATTAGTCGTTGTAGCAGGAGGGCTTGCTTTACTGCCCTCCTGCCTGAGCGGGCCGGGAAATGCGGCTATCAAGCTCAGCAACATTATTCTTAGCGGCGAGCAGGAAAAAACGCTGGCCGAAATTGCGGGAACGATCATCCCGGCAACCGATACTCCCGGCGCAAAAGAACTTGGCGTACACCTCTTTGTCTTAAAGATGCTCGACGACTGCTATGAAAAGGACGCGCAGCAGAAATTCATCAAGGGCCTGGGGCAGGCAGACCAGGTTGCGAAAGAACGTTTTGGGGCTTCATTTACCAAATGTAAGCCGGAACAACGGCAGGAGCTTATCAGCGACATCGAAAATAAAGCCTCGCTTCCGGCGGAGATCTTCGATTTCTATCAGATCATGAAACAGAAAACGCTGCAGGGCTACCTGAGTTCGGAGTACGTAATGACCAAGCAGCTTATTTACGAGATGGCGCCGGGAAGATACAATGGCTATTTCCCTGTGAAAGCAAGTTAA
- a CDS encoding carbohydrate kinase family protein, with product MTNTRKSSPVYCFGEILWDVLPQGALPGGAPFNVACHLSRLNYPCSMISRIGSDPRGRQLQALMETWGVENDLLQTDPTHPTGEVLARMDQHHEMSYEIRFPAAWDFINASPQALEKVREASFFVYGSLAARHIVSRTALFQLLEQAPFRVLDINLRPPFVEKLLLEDLLRHAHVLKTNQHELALIQQLFGGAPAGEDTPAREASQVGFVRERFGIPEIILTKGARGAAYYTPEGSWQTPGTPVQVADTVGSGDSFLAAFIAGHARKEPPALILRKAAAMGAFIAAREGGCPEYQLAEFEKFCQES from the coding sequence ATGACAAACACCCGCAAATCTTCTCCTGTATATTGCTTTGGCGAGATCCTTTGGGACGTTCTGCCGCAGGGGGCCCTGCCCGGGGGGGCGCCTTTTAATGTAGCCTGCCACCTCAGCCGCTTAAATTACCCCTGCAGCATGATCAGCAGGATCGGCAGCGACCCGAGGGGCCGGCAGCTGCAGGCGCTTATGGAAACCTGGGGAGTGGAAAACGACCTGCTGCAAACCGATCCCACTCATCCTACGGGAGAAGTCCTGGCACGCATGGACCAGCACCATGAAATGAGTTACGAGATCCGCTTCCCTGCCGCCTGGGACTTTATCAACGCCTCTCCCCAGGCTTTGGAAAAAGTAAGAGAAGCCTCCTTTTTTGTCTATGGCAGCCTTGCGGCCCGGCATATCGTTTCGCGAACGGCGCTTTTCCAGCTGCTGGAACAAGCCCCGTTCAGGGTACTGGACATTAACCTGCGGCCCCCGTTCGTTGAAAAGCTGCTGCTGGAAGACCTGCTTCGCCATGCGCATGTTCTTAAAACCAACCAGCATGAGCTGGCGCTTATTCAGCAACTGTTCGGCGGCGCCCCTGCAGGCGAAGACACCCCCGCCCGGGAAGCCTCCCAGGTCGGATTTGTCCGGGAACGCTTCGGGATACCGGAAATCATCCTCACCAAAGGCGCCCGGGGCGCCGCGTATTACACCCCTGAAGGAAGCTGGCAGACCCCGGGAACACCTGTGCAGGTTGCCGACACCGTAGGCAGCGGAGATTCCTTCCTCGCCGCATTTATCGCCGGACACGCCCGAAAAGAACCGCCCGCCCTCATCTTGCGGAAAGCCGCTGCCATGGGAGCCTTTATCGCCGCCAGGGAAGGAGGCTGTCCGGAATATCAATTAGCTGAATTTGAAAAATTTTGCCAAGAAAGCTGA